The following proteins come from a genomic window of Hoplias malabaricus isolate fHopMal1 chromosome 15, fHopMal1.hap1, whole genome shotgun sequence:
- the rbm27 gene encoding RNA-binding protein 27 isoform X4, giving the protein MIIDNVEALKSWLAKLLEPICDADPSALANYVVALVKKDKPEKELRALCADQLDVFLQKETSGFVDKLFECLTTKNYLGNPPAKEVPKEETKFPAPKPDEKEEAGHVEDDRESRRRRSPLRNRPDFNESRSRDERRRDDRKRREPERHGKGSESYRERHERRGVSSRGRSYSRSRSRSRSRSSSRGRSRDREHGQRREHRSKFEQERKDLEPYTPSPVPLGNPHHQQKQHPAPLLPLPNPPPQFPPSGSPGVPCAVTAVAPAHLPDSTTESWSTYYSKHSEGKSNILKHRCRDYDEKGFCVRGDLCPFDHGNDPLIVDDVALPTMIPFPPPGMPPPARMPLPPMTEPPPIMPMPFPPHGQPPPPGILPIPGLPLIPASGIEPSPHARTSNSSPLAPPGVGPPPPLPPPPPPTSSAASSTPLHPQYTLSEYNYDPEAYNPESPGLTGPGRMQYRQFIPRIQTQRSNLIGLTSGEGQTSRAANIVIQTEPLTSAPNNEARFGMELENRKRPLGSADGPQAKKPWMDKQNFNSQHKSTFPKKNYYVNTKLEVRKIPRDLNNITKLNEHFSKFGTIVNIQVVFGGDPEAALIQYTTNEEARRAISSTEAVLNNRFIRVYWHREATAPAQEQGQSTSLGQQHTTSHKVINKPHTPGSYVLNKTKPPNLSGTGPAGSLETLNPSAESSTPVPPAASIQKGSYSRTVLKPPLKAQGKPVKAFEAQEVLKKKQEALKLQQDMRKKKQEMLEKQIECQKVLIARLEKNRGMKTEERANIMKTLKELTDKISQLKNEISPASQSAVNVTQAKTKPDLTAGEDTTDLKRRLGQLQVEAKRLGLLPPGRAKPTLAQNRGRGRGRGRSVRGRGMGNHMVVDHRPRALAILGVTQEEKEELMPHFVKFGEIEELRDQDANSVVMTFKTRSEAENAANQGAKFKGRILQISWYKPKTSSISTEPEEEESKEEVSAEPVSPYLLPEEEEDDDDDEDDEYESRSWRR; this is encoded by the exons TTGTGATGCTGATCCTTCTGCCCTGGCAAACTACGTTGTGGCTTTGGTCAAGAAGGACAAACCAGAGAAAGAACTCAGAGCCCTGTGCGCTGACCAGTTGGACGTTTTCTTGCAGAAGG AGACCTCAGGGTTTGTGGACAAACTCTTTGAATGTCTAACCACCAAAAACTACTTGGGAAACCCACCTGCTAAAGAAGTTCCTAAAGAGGAGACAAAATTTCCAGCTCCAAAACCTGACGAGAAGGAAGAG GCCGGTCATGTTGAGGATGACAGGGAAAGCCGAAGGAGGAGAAGTCCACTGAGGAATCGTCCTGATTTCAATGAATCAAG GAGTCGGGACGAGCGGCGGCGAGATGACCGCAAACGGAGGGAGCCTGAACGCCATGGGAAAGGCAGCGAGTCCTACCGGGAGAGGCATGAGCGCAGGGGCGTGAGCTCTAGGGGACGCAGCTACAGCCGCAGCCGGAGTAGGAGTCGCAGTCGCAGCAGCAGTCGTGGcaggagcagagacagagagcacgGACAAAGACGAG AACACAGATCCAAGTTTGAGCAAGAGCGAAAGGACCTGGAGCCATACACTCCCTCTCCTGTTCCCTTGGGAAACCCTCACCACCAGCAGAAGCAACACCCCGCCCCCCTGCTTCCTCTGCCCAACCCCCCACCACAGTTCCCCCCTTCGGGGAGCCCTGGGGTCCCCTGCGCGGTAACAGCAGTGGCACCAGCTCACCTTCCTGACAGCACCACAGAAAGCTGGTCCACTTACTACTCTAAACACAGCGAAGGcaagagcaacatcctcaaacACCGCTGCAGAGACTACGACG AGAAAGGATTCTGCGTGAGGGGTGACCTCTGTCCGTTCGACCATGGCAACGACCCTCTGATTGTGGACGACGTCGCCCTACCCACCATGATCCCTTTTCCACCTCCTGGAATGCCCCCTCCTGCCCGCATGCCCCTTCCCCCTATGACGGAGCCTCCTCCAATCATGCCTATGCCCTTCCCTCCCCACGGTCAACCTCCACCTCCGGGCATCCTCCCCATACCTG GACTTCCTCTAATCCCAGCCAGTGGGATAGAACCCTCACCCCATGCAAGGACAAGCAACTCTTCTCCTCTGGCCCCGCCTGGAGTGGgaccccctcctcctcttcctcctcctcctcctcctacttcCTCTGCTGCTTCTTCCACCCCTCTCCATCCTCAGTATACATTATCTGAAT ACAATTATGATCCAGAGGCGTATAACCCGGAGTCTCCAGGCCTCACGGGCCCAGGCAGAATGCAGTATCGTCAGTTCATCCCCCGAATCCAGACCCAGAGATCGAACCTCATCGGCCTCACCTCAGGGGAGGGACAGACTTCCCGAG cTGCAAATATAGTGATTCAGACGGAACCTTTGACAAGCGCTCCGAACAACGAGGCCAGATTCGGCATGGAGCTGGAGAACAGGAAGAGACCTCTGGGTTCTGCTGATGGTCCTCAAGCCAAAAAGCCCTGGATGGACAA GCAAAATTTCAACAGCCAGCACAAGTCGACGTTCCCTAAGAAAAACTACTACGTCAACACTAAGCTTGAAGTCCGCAAAATCCCCCGAGACCTCAACAACATAACCAAACTGAACGAGCATTTCAGCAAGTTTGGCACGATAGTGAAtattcag GTGGTTTTTGGGGGCGACCCAGAGGCAGCTCTGATCCAGTACACAACCAATGAGGAGGCGCGGCGGGCCATTTCCAGCACTGAGGCAGTGCTCAACAACCGCTTCATTAGAGTGTACTGGCACAGAGAGGCCACAGCACCAGCCCAGGAACAGGGCCAGAGCACCAGCCTCGGACAACAGCACACTACGTCCCACAAG GTCATTAATAAGCCACACACACCAGGATCTTACGTGCTAAATAAGACCAAACCTCCAAACCTTTCTGGAACGGGACCTGCAGGCAGTCTCGAAACCCTGAATCCCAGTGCAGAGTCCTCAACG cCTGTTCCACCTGCCGCAAGCATTCAAAAAGGCTCGTATTCACGGACTGTACTAAAGCCTCCACTCAAGGCACAGGGGAAGCCAGTCAAAGCTTTTGAAGCTCAGGAGGTTCTGAAGAAGAAACAG GAAGCTTTGAAGTTGCAGCAAGAtatgagaaaaaagaaacaagagaTGCTCGAAAAACAGATAGAGTGTCAGAAG GTGTTGATAGCCCGTTTGGAGAAGAACCGAGGTATGAAGACAGAAGAAAGGGCCAACATCATGAAGACTCTGAAAGAACTCACTGATAAGATCTCTCAACTGAAGAACGAGATCAGTCCTGCCTCCCAGTCCGCAGTCAACGTTACGCAGGCCAAGACCAAACCAGAT CTGACTGCAGGAGAAGACACTACCGATTTGAAGAGGAGACTGGGACAGCTGCAGGTGGAG GCCAAGCGATTAGGGCTCTTACCCCCTGGTCGAGCCAAACCCACTCTCGCTCAGAACCGGGGCAGAGGCAGGGGCAGAGGGCGGAGTGTTAGGGGCCGAGGAATGGGCAACCACATGGTGGTGGACCACCGGCCTAGAGCCCTTGCCATTCTGGGTGTCACacaggaggagaaagaggagctCATGCCTCACTTTGTG AAATTTGGGGAAATTGAAGAGCTTCGTGACCAAGATGCCAACAGTGTTGTGATGACGTTTAAGACTCGAAGTGAAGCAGAGAAT GCTGCAAACCAAGGGGCAAAATTCAAAGGTAGAATTCTTCAGATATCATGGTACAAACCCAAAACCTCATCCATCTCCACTGAACCAGAAGAAGAGGAGTCAAAGGAAGAAGTTAGTGCA GAGCCAGTTAGCCCTTACTTGCTgccagaggaggaagaggatgacGACGACGATGAAGATGATGAATATGAGAGTCGCTCTTGGAGACGATGA
- the rbm27 gene encoding RNA-binding protein 27 isoform X2, with protein sequence MIIDNVEALKSWLAKLLEPICDADPSALANYVVALVKKDKPEKELRALCADQLDVFLQKETSGFVDKLFECLTTKNYLGNPPAKEVPKEETKFPAPKPDEKEEAGHVEDDRESRRRRSPLRNRPDFNESRSRDERRRDDRKRREPERHGKGSESYRERHERRGVSSRGRSYSRSRSRSRSRSSSRGRSRDREHGQRREHRSKFEQERKDLEPYTPSPVPLGNPHHQQKQHPAPLLPLPNPPPQFPPSGSPGVPCAVTAVAPAHLPDSTTESWSTYYSKHSEGKSNILKHRCRDYDEKGFCVRGDLCPFDHGNDPLIVDDVALPTMIPFPPPGMPPPARMPLPPMTEPPPIMPMPFPPHGQPPPPGILPIPGLPLIPASGIEPSPHARTSNSSPLAPPGVGPPPPLPPPPPPTSSAASSTPLHPQYTLSEYNYDPEAYNPESPGLTGPGRMQYRQFIPRIQTQRSNLIGLTSGEGQTSRGITSANIVIQTEPLTSAPNNEARFGMELENRKRPLGSADGPQAKKPWMDKQNFNSQHKSTFPKKNYYVNTKLEVRKIPRDLNNITKLNEHFSKFGTIVNIQVVFGGDPEAALIQYTTNEEARRAISSTEAVLNNRFIRVYWHREATAPAQEQGQSTSLGQQHTTSHKVINKPHTPGSYVLNKTKPPNLSGTGPAGSLETLNPSAESSTPVPPAASIQKGSYSRTVLKPPLKAQGKPVKAFEAQEVLKKKQEALKLQQDMRKKKQEMLEKQIECQKVLIARLEKNRGMKTEERANIMKTLKELTDKISQLKNEISPASQSAVNVTQAKTKPDLTAGEDTTDLKRRLGQLQVEAKRLGLLPPGRAKPTLAQNRGRGRGRGRSVRGRGMGNHMVVDHRPRALAILGVTQEEKEELMPHFVKFGEIEELRDQDANSVVMTFKTRSEAENAANQGAKFKGRILQISWYKPKTSSISTEPEEEESKEEVSAEPVSPYLLPEEEEDDDDDEDDEYESRSWRR encoded by the exons TTGTGATGCTGATCCTTCTGCCCTGGCAAACTACGTTGTGGCTTTGGTCAAGAAGGACAAACCAGAGAAAGAACTCAGAGCCCTGTGCGCTGACCAGTTGGACGTTTTCTTGCAGAAGG AGACCTCAGGGTTTGTGGACAAACTCTTTGAATGTCTAACCACCAAAAACTACTTGGGAAACCCACCTGCTAAAGAAGTTCCTAAAGAGGAGACAAAATTTCCAGCTCCAAAACCTGACGAGAAGGAAGAG GCCGGTCATGTTGAGGATGACAGGGAAAGCCGAAGGAGGAGAAGTCCACTGAGGAATCGTCCTGATTTCAATGAATCAAG GAGTCGGGACGAGCGGCGGCGAGATGACCGCAAACGGAGGGAGCCTGAACGCCATGGGAAAGGCAGCGAGTCCTACCGGGAGAGGCATGAGCGCAGGGGCGTGAGCTCTAGGGGACGCAGCTACAGCCGCAGCCGGAGTAGGAGTCGCAGTCGCAGCAGCAGTCGTGGcaggagcagagacagagagcacgGACAAAGACGAG AACACAGATCCAAGTTTGAGCAAGAGCGAAAGGACCTGGAGCCATACACTCCCTCTCCTGTTCCCTTGGGAAACCCTCACCACCAGCAGAAGCAACACCCCGCCCCCCTGCTTCCTCTGCCCAACCCCCCACCACAGTTCCCCCCTTCGGGGAGCCCTGGGGTCCCCTGCGCGGTAACAGCAGTGGCACCAGCTCACCTTCCTGACAGCACCACAGAAAGCTGGTCCACTTACTACTCTAAACACAGCGAAGGcaagagcaacatcctcaaacACCGCTGCAGAGACTACGACG AGAAAGGATTCTGCGTGAGGGGTGACCTCTGTCCGTTCGACCATGGCAACGACCCTCTGATTGTGGACGACGTCGCCCTACCCACCATGATCCCTTTTCCACCTCCTGGAATGCCCCCTCCTGCCCGCATGCCCCTTCCCCCTATGACGGAGCCTCCTCCAATCATGCCTATGCCCTTCCCTCCCCACGGTCAACCTCCACCTCCGGGCATCCTCCCCATACCTG GACTTCCTCTAATCCCAGCCAGTGGGATAGAACCCTCACCCCATGCAAGGACAAGCAACTCTTCTCCTCTGGCCCCGCCTGGAGTGGgaccccctcctcctcttcctcctcctcctcctcctacttcCTCTGCTGCTTCTTCCACCCCTCTCCATCCTCAGTATACATTATCTGAAT ACAATTATGATCCAGAGGCGTATAACCCGGAGTCTCCAGGCCTCACGGGCCCAGGCAGAATGCAGTATCGTCAGTTCATCCCCCGAATCCAGACCCAGAGATCGAACCTCATCGGCCTCACCTCAGGGGAGGGACAGACTTCCCGAGGTATCACAT cTGCAAATATAGTGATTCAGACGGAACCTTTGACAAGCGCTCCGAACAACGAGGCCAGATTCGGCATGGAGCTGGAGAACAGGAAGAGACCTCTGGGTTCTGCTGATGGTCCTCAAGCCAAAAAGCCCTGGATGGACAA GCAAAATTTCAACAGCCAGCACAAGTCGACGTTCCCTAAGAAAAACTACTACGTCAACACTAAGCTTGAAGTCCGCAAAATCCCCCGAGACCTCAACAACATAACCAAACTGAACGAGCATTTCAGCAAGTTTGGCACGATAGTGAAtattcag GTGGTTTTTGGGGGCGACCCAGAGGCAGCTCTGATCCAGTACACAACCAATGAGGAGGCGCGGCGGGCCATTTCCAGCACTGAGGCAGTGCTCAACAACCGCTTCATTAGAGTGTACTGGCACAGAGAGGCCACAGCACCAGCCCAGGAACAGGGCCAGAGCACCAGCCTCGGACAACAGCACACTACGTCCCACAAG GTCATTAATAAGCCACACACACCAGGATCTTACGTGCTAAATAAGACCAAACCTCCAAACCTTTCTGGAACGGGACCTGCAGGCAGTCTCGAAACCCTGAATCCCAGTGCAGAGTCCTCAACG cCTGTTCCACCTGCCGCAAGCATTCAAAAAGGCTCGTATTCACGGACTGTACTAAAGCCTCCACTCAAGGCACAGGGGAAGCCAGTCAAAGCTTTTGAAGCTCAGGAGGTTCTGAAGAAGAAACAG GAAGCTTTGAAGTTGCAGCAAGAtatgagaaaaaagaaacaagagaTGCTCGAAAAACAGATAGAGTGTCAGAAG GTGTTGATAGCCCGTTTGGAGAAGAACCGAGGTATGAAGACAGAAGAAAGGGCCAACATCATGAAGACTCTGAAAGAACTCACTGATAAGATCTCTCAACTGAAGAACGAGATCAGTCCTGCCTCCCAGTCCGCAGTCAACGTTACGCAGGCCAAGACCAAACCAGAT CTGACTGCAGGAGAAGACACTACCGATTTGAAGAGGAGACTGGGACAGCTGCAGGTGGAG GCCAAGCGATTAGGGCTCTTACCCCCTGGTCGAGCCAAACCCACTCTCGCTCAGAACCGGGGCAGAGGCAGGGGCAGAGGGCGGAGTGTTAGGGGCCGAGGAATGGGCAACCACATGGTGGTGGACCACCGGCCTAGAGCCCTTGCCATTCTGGGTGTCACacaggaggagaaagaggagctCATGCCTCACTTTGTG AAATTTGGGGAAATTGAAGAGCTTCGTGACCAAGATGCCAACAGTGTTGTGATGACGTTTAAGACTCGAAGTGAAGCAGAGAAT GCTGCAAACCAAGGGGCAAAATTCAAAGGTAGAATTCTTCAGATATCATGGTACAAACCCAAAACCTCATCCATCTCCACTGAACCAGAAGAAGAGGAGTCAAAGGAAGAAGTTAGTGCA GAGCCAGTTAGCCCTTACTTGCTgccagaggaggaagaggatgacGACGACGATGAAGATGATGAATATGAGAGTCGCTCTTGGAGACGATGA
- the rbm27 gene encoding RNA-binding protein 27 isoform X3, with protein sequence MIIDNVEALKSWLAKLLEPICDADPSALANYVVALVKKDKPEKELRALCADQLDVFLQKETSGFVDKLFECLTTKNYLGNPPAKEVPKEETKFPAPKPDEKEEVKAGHVEDDRESRRRRSPLRNRPDFNESRSRDERRRDDRKRREPERHGKGSESYRERHERRGVSSRGRSYSRSRSRSRSRSSSRGRSRDREHGQRREHRSKFEQERKDLEPYTPSPVPLGNPHHQQKQHPAPLLPLPNPPPQFPPSGSPGVPCAVTAVAPAHLPDSTTESWSTYYSKHSEGKSNILKHRCRDYDEKGFCVRGDLCPFDHGNDPLIVDDVALPTMIPFPPPGMPPPARMPLPPMTEPPPIMPMPFPPHGQPPPPGILPIPGLPLIPASGIEPSPHARTSNSSPLAPPGVGPPPPLPPPPPPTSSAASSTPLHPQYTLSEYNYDPEAYNPESPGLTGPGRMQYRQFIPRIQTQRSNLIGLTSGEGQTSRAANIVIQTEPLTSAPNNEARFGMELENRKRPLGSADGPQAKKPWMDKQNFNSQHKSTFPKKNYYVNTKLEVRKIPRDLNNITKLNEHFSKFGTIVNIQVVFGGDPEAALIQYTTNEEARRAISSTEAVLNNRFIRVYWHREATAPAQEQGQSTSLGQQHTTSHKVINKPHTPGSYVLNKTKPPNLSGTGPAGSLETLNPSAESSTPVPPAASIQKGSYSRTVLKPPLKAQGKPVKAFEAQEVLKKKQEALKLQQDMRKKKQEMLEKQIECQKVLIARLEKNRGMKTEERANIMKTLKELTDKISQLKNEISPASQSAVNVTQAKTKPDLTAGEDTTDLKRRLGQLQVEAKRLGLLPPGRAKPTLAQNRGRGRGRGRSVRGRGMGNHMVVDHRPRALAILGVTQEEKEELMPHFVKFGEIEELRDQDANSVVMTFKTRSEAENAANQGAKFKGRILQISWYKPKTSSISTEPEEEESKEEVSAEPVSPYLLPEEEEDDDDDEDDEYESRSWRR encoded by the exons TTGTGATGCTGATCCTTCTGCCCTGGCAAACTACGTTGTGGCTTTGGTCAAGAAGGACAAACCAGAGAAAGAACTCAGAGCCCTGTGCGCTGACCAGTTGGACGTTTTCTTGCAGAAGG AGACCTCAGGGTTTGTGGACAAACTCTTTGAATGTCTAACCACCAAAAACTACTTGGGAAACCCACCTGCTAAAGAAGTTCCTAAAGAGGAGACAAAATTTCCAGCTCCAAAACCTGACGAGAAGGAAGAGGTAAAG GCCGGTCATGTTGAGGATGACAGGGAAAGCCGAAGGAGGAGAAGTCCACTGAGGAATCGTCCTGATTTCAATGAATCAAG GAGTCGGGACGAGCGGCGGCGAGATGACCGCAAACGGAGGGAGCCTGAACGCCATGGGAAAGGCAGCGAGTCCTACCGGGAGAGGCATGAGCGCAGGGGCGTGAGCTCTAGGGGACGCAGCTACAGCCGCAGCCGGAGTAGGAGTCGCAGTCGCAGCAGCAGTCGTGGcaggagcagagacagagagcacgGACAAAGACGAG AACACAGATCCAAGTTTGAGCAAGAGCGAAAGGACCTGGAGCCATACACTCCCTCTCCTGTTCCCTTGGGAAACCCTCACCACCAGCAGAAGCAACACCCCGCCCCCCTGCTTCCTCTGCCCAACCCCCCACCACAGTTCCCCCCTTCGGGGAGCCCTGGGGTCCCCTGCGCGGTAACAGCAGTGGCACCAGCTCACCTTCCTGACAGCACCACAGAAAGCTGGTCCACTTACTACTCTAAACACAGCGAAGGcaagagcaacatcctcaaacACCGCTGCAGAGACTACGACG AGAAAGGATTCTGCGTGAGGGGTGACCTCTGTCCGTTCGACCATGGCAACGACCCTCTGATTGTGGACGACGTCGCCCTACCCACCATGATCCCTTTTCCACCTCCTGGAATGCCCCCTCCTGCCCGCATGCCCCTTCCCCCTATGACGGAGCCTCCTCCAATCATGCCTATGCCCTTCCCTCCCCACGGTCAACCTCCACCTCCGGGCATCCTCCCCATACCTG GACTTCCTCTAATCCCAGCCAGTGGGATAGAACCCTCACCCCATGCAAGGACAAGCAACTCTTCTCCTCTGGCCCCGCCTGGAGTGGgaccccctcctcctcttcctcctcctcctcctcctacttcCTCTGCTGCTTCTTCCACCCCTCTCCATCCTCAGTATACATTATCTGAAT ACAATTATGATCCAGAGGCGTATAACCCGGAGTCTCCAGGCCTCACGGGCCCAGGCAGAATGCAGTATCGTCAGTTCATCCCCCGAATCCAGACCCAGAGATCGAACCTCATCGGCCTCACCTCAGGGGAGGGACAGACTTCCCGAG cTGCAAATATAGTGATTCAGACGGAACCTTTGACAAGCGCTCCGAACAACGAGGCCAGATTCGGCATGGAGCTGGAGAACAGGAAGAGACCTCTGGGTTCTGCTGATGGTCCTCAAGCCAAAAAGCCCTGGATGGACAA GCAAAATTTCAACAGCCAGCACAAGTCGACGTTCCCTAAGAAAAACTACTACGTCAACACTAAGCTTGAAGTCCGCAAAATCCCCCGAGACCTCAACAACATAACCAAACTGAACGAGCATTTCAGCAAGTTTGGCACGATAGTGAAtattcag GTGGTTTTTGGGGGCGACCCAGAGGCAGCTCTGATCCAGTACACAACCAATGAGGAGGCGCGGCGGGCCATTTCCAGCACTGAGGCAGTGCTCAACAACCGCTTCATTAGAGTGTACTGGCACAGAGAGGCCACAGCACCAGCCCAGGAACAGGGCCAGAGCACCAGCCTCGGACAACAGCACACTACGTCCCACAAG GTCATTAATAAGCCACACACACCAGGATCTTACGTGCTAAATAAGACCAAACCTCCAAACCTTTCTGGAACGGGACCTGCAGGCAGTCTCGAAACCCTGAATCCCAGTGCAGAGTCCTCAACG cCTGTTCCACCTGCCGCAAGCATTCAAAAAGGCTCGTATTCACGGACTGTACTAAAGCCTCCACTCAAGGCACAGGGGAAGCCAGTCAAAGCTTTTGAAGCTCAGGAGGTTCTGAAGAAGAAACAG GAAGCTTTGAAGTTGCAGCAAGAtatgagaaaaaagaaacaagagaTGCTCGAAAAACAGATAGAGTGTCAGAAG GTGTTGATAGCCCGTTTGGAGAAGAACCGAGGTATGAAGACAGAAGAAAGGGCCAACATCATGAAGACTCTGAAAGAACTCACTGATAAGATCTCTCAACTGAAGAACGAGATCAGTCCTGCCTCCCAGTCCGCAGTCAACGTTACGCAGGCCAAGACCAAACCAGAT CTGACTGCAGGAGAAGACACTACCGATTTGAAGAGGAGACTGGGACAGCTGCAGGTGGAG GCCAAGCGATTAGGGCTCTTACCCCCTGGTCGAGCCAAACCCACTCTCGCTCAGAACCGGGGCAGAGGCAGGGGCAGAGGGCGGAGTGTTAGGGGCCGAGGAATGGGCAACCACATGGTGGTGGACCACCGGCCTAGAGCCCTTGCCATTCTGGGTGTCACacaggaggagaaagaggagctCATGCCTCACTTTGTG AAATTTGGGGAAATTGAAGAGCTTCGTGACCAAGATGCCAACAGTGTTGTGATGACGTTTAAGACTCGAAGTGAAGCAGAGAAT GCTGCAAACCAAGGGGCAAAATTCAAAGGTAGAATTCTTCAGATATCATGGTACAAACCCAAAACCTCATCCATCTCCACTGAACCAGAAGAAGAGGAGTCAAAGGAAGAAGTTAGTGCA GAGCCAGTTAGCCCTTACTTGCTgccagaggaggaagaggatgacGACGACGATGAAGATGATGAATATGAGAGTCGCTCTTGGAGACGATGA